The Ruminococcaceae bacterium BL-4 region CAGCATTTTCTTGACGAAGCTGTGTTTCATTTTCCTTTAGGCGTTCGACGGCCTTTGCAATCTCTCCCGGCTTTGCAGAAAGGAGGGCACTAACCGCTGTTACGCTGTTTTGTTTTTCTTCATAATCCTGCATCGCCCGAATTCCGCAGAGCATACTGATCCGAATTCCGCCTTTATAATGCAAGAACCCAATCAGTTTAATCGCTCCGATCTCTCCGGTATGAGAAACATGTGTCCCGCAGCAAGCACAAACATCATACCCTGGAATTGTTACAATTCGCACTGCGCCTGTCAATTCCTTTTTGCTGCGATAATCAATCTTTTCCAATTCTTCTGCACTTGGATAGGTAATTTCTACCTTTTTATTCTGATAGACTGCATCATTTGCCATTAACTCTACAATATGCAGCTGATCCTGCGTTAAAACGCCATCCAAATCCAGCGTAACACATTCGCTGCCCATATGAAATCCTACATTATTAAAGCCAAACAGCCGATGAATAATTCCCGATACGATATGTTCTCCTGTATGCTCCTGCATCCTCGAAAGACGAAGCGGCCAATTAATTCCGCCCGTCACATAAGAACCCTCGTTTAAAGGACGGTCTGTCTCATGAAAGATAATTCCGTCTTTTTCTTTTGTATCCAACACATTGACCGTATTAAGGACTCCCTGATCCCCCGGTTGGCCTCCCCCTTCCGGATAAAAAGCAGTACGATCAAGCTCTACCTGCCAGGTTTTTCCTTTTGGCTCACAGGAGAGAACCTTTCCCCGAAAGCGTCTGCAATACGGGTTCTCATAATAAATTGTCTCTGTCTTCATGATAATTCCTCTTTCATTCTTTTGAACAGTTCTTTTTCCATTATAAGCAAAATAAGATTTAATAAATTCTCTTTTAGAATTATCAAATTTGGAAAAAGCTTTCCAGCATCTTGAACTTTTTATGAATCCTTTCAAAAAGGGATTGTTTTTCATACGCATTGGCGTTACAATCAATTCAATAGCGACGAAGGGAATGTTCTTTCTGATGAATTGGCTTCAAAAATTTATGTACGGGCGACACGGTACCGACCAATTAAACATTGCTTTACTGGTTCTTTACATGGTTCTTGCCCTCGTTGGTCAACTAACCGGCTTATGGTTCCTTTATTATCTCGGGTTTGCTGCTATCATTTGGTCTTTTTTCCGAATGTTTTCACGCAATCATGAAAAACGCTGGGTGGAAAATCAGGCTTTTATGGGAATCTGGAGTCCTATCTCCAGCCGCATCTTAAGTCTTTTTAGACATCAAAAGGACAAAACACATCGGTATTTTCACTGTCCAAAATGCAAAGCCACCCTTCGTGTTCCAAAAGGACGGGGAAAAATTGAAATCACCTGTCCGAAATGCCAAACTGTGTTTGTAAAGAAAACTTAATCAGCAAAAATATCTGATCTTAAAAAATCGGCATGATAAAGCATCATGCCGATTTTTATATTGTAAATTTTAAGAAGTGTTTAAAAAATAAATATGGAACGAAAAAGTTCTCAATTTATTTTTCCTGTAATTGCTGAAAATAAATTAAGGCTGAGAATCCTCCAGGATTTGGTACATGGTTCCCGCATAATCTTTTGTCGCATATTCCTGAACCGACAGCACTTTTGCCCGAATCATTTTTGAGCCGAGCGTAATCTCCAAAAGATCTCCCTCTTTGACGTCATAAGAAGCTCGTGCAGGCTTTTGATTGACCAAAACTTTTCCGGCATCGCAAGCTTCATTTGCAACGGTACGCCGTTTAATCAGTCTGGAAACTTTCAGATACTTGTCAAGACGCATTTTGTCGTCTCCTTCTTTCAAAAATAAAAGGCAGTAATATGATTTCAAAAAATCACATCACTGCCGCATTCATCTTTTGCTTACTTAGAAACTGCGTCCTTAAACGCTTTGCCAGCTTTAAATGCCGGAATCTTGGAAGCGGGGATCTCGATCTCTTTATTGGTACGGGGATCGCGGCCTTTACGAGCACTGCGATGACGGCACTCAAAAGTACCAAAACCTACCAGCTGAACCTTATCTTCTTTTGCAACAGTTTCTACGACAGTATCAATGACAGCAGCGATTGCACTGTCCGCGTCCTTTTTAGAAAGATTAGCCTTTTCTGCTACGGCAGCGATCAGTTCCGTTTTGTTCATAATCTTTTTACCTCCTAAAATTTCTAGCAATTTCCTTTCATATTCATCGGCAAATGCCGAGAACAACCATTTTTATTTTCCGGAAGATTTTTCCCATGACTCATATCTCGAAAGATACGCTTCTGTCTCTTTTGAGAGCATTTCTTCCGGCTCTACACCGGCCTTTTTGACAGCCCGAACGGCTTCAAACAAATATGCTCCCGCTCTTTCCGGCGAAATTGTTTTTTCATTTTCTTCTGCTTTGATCTCTTCTGGAAAACCAAGTTTCTGAGCTTTCTTTTGTACTTTTGCCGCACGCATCAGTGCAGGCAATGCCGGTGAAACTGCTTTTAATACCTCAGAACCAGAATCCCGATGTTTGGTGTGATTCTTAATCACATCCCAATTTTTAAGCACTTCCTTGGAAGAATTCACTTTTACCGTAGAAAAGACATGCGGATGACGTTCAATCATCTTATGTGCCAATTCATCTACCACATCAGCAAAAGTAAAATTTCCTTTTTCACTTTCAATCTGACAGTGAAAAAGCACTTGCAGCAAAACATCGCCTAGCTCCTCACGCATAAGGTCGATATTATCTGTATCAATAGCTTCAATCGCTTCATAAGTTTCTTCGATAAAATTATTGCGAATGGAATGATGATCTTGCTCCCGATCCCATGGGCAGCCATTCGGTGCCCGCAGGATTCTCATGATCTCCAGCATATCCTGAAAATCATAATGTTCTTTGATCGAAAAAGCCATCAGAAGATTCTTCCCCCTTTGACTCAAAAACTGGGTATTTTTATTTTACCGTATCTTTACAGTTTTTTCAAGTACAATCCTTCTTTTTTTCCCGAAATCTGCGTTTCTTTGCAACCTCATGTGGAATCGCATGTAGGACTGCACAAATCAGCAGATATATGACCACCGCAGCCAAAATAGCGGTTAAAACAGCAACCGCTATGTGAAAATATCCACTGAGTATCTTTTCAGTCGTTAGGGCAACCGCTACACAGCATGTTCCGCCTAATATTGGTTTCCAAAGCAATGAAAACATTTGCATCTGAACCCCTGTAACTTTGCGCAGAAAATGAAGTCCAAGTACCAAAATAACAAAATAACTCAAAAGTGTGCTGAATGCTGCTCCCAGCACATTCCACTGCGGCATAGGCACCAGAATCCAGTTCATGATTACCTTGACAAGTAATCCAACCCCAAGAATTTTAACAGGAATATCCGCTCTTCCTACCGCCTGCAGCAAACTGTTAACTGAGGTACCAAGTGCAGAGAAAATTGCGGCAAAACCGAGATAAAACAAAATTTTGCCTGTGATTCCAGGAGCGTTTTGCGGTCCATAAAGGAATGCACAGATCGGCTTTGCCAGAAAAGACATTCCAAGTCCCGCCGGAATTGCCAAAAGTGCAGCAACGCTAAAAACCATCTTTAACGAATCTGTAATTTGTTTTTTGGAACCTGCTGCCCATGCGGCGGTAACATTCGGAAGTGCACTGATTCCAAGAGCCTGTGTAAGCGTTGGAATCAGCAAAAACAAAGTAGTCGCATTTGTAAAGCACCCATAAAGGTAAGAGGGAACCTCTCCCAAGCGAATTACTTCCGTAGGCAGTTCTCCTGCATACTGAGTTAATAAAGAAGCAGCGTTTTTTCCCATTAAAATCCGCAGCCCTGCATTGAGCCACGCTGCATCTGCCAGAGTAGAAAGATTGACCGCCAGCGATCCCAACGCTACAGGCAGTGCCATATGCCATAAATTTTTGAGAAGCAACTTCGGCTCCGATGCCTTTGGAGAAGCTGTGATCTGCTGCTGTGTAATCCCATCCCCAGTCTTTCGATAATGACACCAGAGATAAAAGAAGCTGACCACGCTGCCAATCGTGACGCCGAAAATTGCTCCGGCAGCTGCCATTGGGAGTGCTGCTAAACGTGCATATTCCTCTGTAGGTTGTGGGACACCCCAAACAGTCTTGCTCACTGCATACTCCTGAGCGGCAATCTGCACAGCCTTAATCGAAAAAGCAAGCCCAAAAATTAATCGGCAAAGTGCCTCTAAAATTTGAGAAACTGCTGTAGGGACCATATCTCTCAGTCCCTCATAAAATCCTCTGTAAACTGAGATCATACTGCAAAAAAAGATGCTCGGTGCCAATGCCCAAATTGCCGGCAGCAAACTTCTCGCCTGTCCGGCAGATGACAGCTGCGCATACGGTGGTGCCAAAAAGAGCATTAATGTAAAGCCAAAAAGCCCAACACATAGGAATAGCTTGACCGAAATCTGATGAATGATACGAACATCACGAAATCTTCCTTTTGCGCAGCATTCACTCACAAGGTGAGAAATAGCAACTGGAAATCCTGCCGCCGATAAGCTGTAAATTGGAAAATACAAAGAATATGCGCTGCCAAAATAAGACATTCCAACCGGAGTTAAGATCCAACTTAGCGGAATCTTAAAAAAAGCCCCAAGAAGTTTTACTATCGCTACAGCGCCCATCAGGATCGCTGCTCCTTTTAAAAATCCCTGCCGACGTGTTTTCATAATGCATCCTCTTTTCCCGTATGTGCTTGTTTGATAAATACGGAAAAAGCGGACAGATTATGATGATTTCCCTAAAATGAAAAAAACGGATCAGAATTTTTCATTCCGACCCGTTTTTCTTTCTTTTATTCCATTGATTCCGACAAAAAAGTAACCGGCTCTGCCCGACGTTCAAATCCCAGTTCCAACTCGCGCTGATGATAGAGATAGTTATGATCATCATAATATTTAGCGTGCTGAGGACATTTTTTCACGCAGGCTCCGCATTTAATGCAGATTCCGATGAATTCTCGGACATTCTCTGCACTGATGGAACCCATTGGACAAACTCTGGCACAAAGTCCGCAGTTAATGCAATCATCGCTTGTCTTTGGCTTCACTTTTAAAATATTAACCTTTTCTCCCTTGCGATCCCGCGGCACATAATAAGGACGATACGGCTCCTCTCCTTCTACTTTAACCGGCTGGTGCTCCTGCGGCAAATGAGGAAGCAGCCTGCAAACTTCTTCTGCAAAATGATCTGCTTTCCGGAGATCTTCCGCATCCGGACGCCCTGCCGCCAAAATCGTCGAAAAAGAATGTTCTCCAATAAAAGCAGCACCTGCAATTGTTAAAAAGCCATCTTCTTCCAAAATATCACGCAGTTCAATCAAAGCATCATCGAAATTCCGATTCCCATAACACACAACCGGAACCGCTAACGCTCCGTTTCCTTTAATCGTATGTAAATATTTGACCAGAACATTCGGCACTCTTCCGGCATAAACAGGGACTCCAAAAACCACTAGATCTCCTTTGGAAAATTCCTTGACATTTTGTCTTGCTCCCGGCAAAGTAAAATCAAAGGTTTCCGATTTTCCTACCTTCAAAACTTCTGCCGCCCTCTGCGCAATCCGTTCTACAACTCTTTCTGTTGTACCGGTCGCACTAAAATAGGATGCCCACACTTTATAACTCATCTTTATTAAAGCCCCTTCCTTTTTAACCTATGATTCTCATAAAGAAACACCCCCAGCTAATCATCATTGCTGAGGGCGCTTTGTTTTTAAAAATTACTCTTCTTTCGGGCCTTCCTGCTGCTCTTCCTCTTCATGAAGTTTATTCCCGCATTTGCTGCAGTAAGCGGCATCTGAAATATTCTCAGCGCCACACTTCTTGCAGATGATTTTGCTGCTACTTGCAGAAAGCTGATTGTTAATTGCATCGAGCTGCTCATACAGTTCATCGATTGTTTTGACACTTTCGTCCAACAATTCATCAGAGAGATTATCTGTCTTTTTTGCATCGTATACAACGCGTCCGAGTGCTTCAAACTGCTTACTAATCTCATTATTCACATCAGCTGCATTAATTCGAAGTTTT contains the following coding sequences:
- a CDS encoding Alanyl-tRNA editing protein; amino-acid sequence: MRMKNNPFLKGFIKSSRCWKAFSKFDNSKREFIKSYFAYNGKRTVQKNERGIIMKTETIYYENPYCRRFRGKVLSCEPKGKTWQVELDRTAFYPEGGGQPGDQGVLNTVNVLDTKEKDGIIFHETDRPLNEGSYVTGGINWPLRLSRMQEHTGEHIVSGIIHRLFGFNNVGFHMGSECVTLDLDGVLTQDQLHIVELMANDAVYQNKKVEITYPSAEELEKIDYRSKKELTGAVRIVTIPGYDVCACCGTHVSHTGEIGAIKLIGFLHYKGGIRISMLCGIRAMQDYEEKQNSVTAVSALLSAKPGEIAKAVERLKENETQLRQENAELRHQFLEMKAKTLVPENGVFCVFEKKLKGDDLRSFCLELKKKSRLSAVFSGENGRYQYALSSDDDSRMVGKALNAALHGRGGGKSELVQGSVQEEEKKIRAYFEALSQK
- the hslR gene encoding ribosomal RNA binding protein involved in 50S recycling; heat shock protein (Evidence 2a : Function from experimental evidences in other organisms; PubMedId : 10675343, 10675344, 19013177; Product type f : factor); protein product: MRLDKYLKVSRLIKRRTVANEACDAGKVLVNQKPARASYDVKEGDLLEITLGSKMIRAKVLSVQEYATKDYAGTMYQILEDSQP
- the hbs gene encoding non-specific DNA-binding protein HBsu (Evidence 2a : Function from experimental evidences in other organisms; PubMedId : 1382620, 9106208, 10224127, 10231583, 10715001, 11931565, 19210617; Product type f : factor), producing the protein MNKTELIAAVAEKANLSKKDADSAIAAVIDTVVETVAKEDKVQLVGFGTFECRHRSARKGRDPRTNKEIEIPASKIPAFKAGKAFKDAVSK
- a CDS encoding Nucleoside triphosphate pyrophosphohydrolase encodes the protein MAFSIKEHYDFQDMLEIMRILRAPNGCPWDREQDHHSIRNNFIEETYEAIEAIDTDNIDLMREELGDVLLQVLFHCQIESEKGNFTFADVVDELAHKMIERHPHVFSTVKVNSSKEVLKNWDVIKNHTKHRDSGSEVLKAVSPALPALMRAAKVQKKAQKLGFPEEIKAEENEKTISPERAGAYLFEAVRAVKKAGVEPEEMLSKETEAYLSRYESWEKSSGK
- a CDS encoding Stage V sporulation protein B; the encoded protein is MKTRRQGFLKGAAILMGAVAIVKLLGAFFKIPLSWILTPVGMSYFGSAYSLYFPIYSLSAAGFPVAISHLVSECCAKGRFRDVRIIHQISVKLFLCVGLFGFTLMLFLAPPYAQLSSAGQARSLLPAIWALAPSIFFCSMISVYRGFYEGLRDMVPTAVSQILEALCRLIFGLAFSIKAVQIAAQEYAVSKTVWGVPQPTEEYARLAALPMAAAGAIFGVTIGSVVSFFYLWCHYRKTGDGITQQQITASPKASEPKLLLKNLWHMALPVALGSLAVNLSTLADAAWLNAGLRILMGKNAASLLTQYAGELPTEVIRLGEVPSYLYGCFTNATTLFLLIPTLTQALGISALPNVTAAWAAGSKKQITDSLKMVFSVAALLAIPAGLGMSFLAKPICAFLYGPQNAPGITGKILFYLGFAAIFSALGTSVNSLLQAVGRADIPVKILGVGLLVKVIMNWILVPMPQWNVLGAAFSTLLSYFVILVLGLHFLRKVTGVQMQMFSLLWKPILGGTCCVAVALTTEKILSGYFHIAVAVLTAILAAVVIYLLICAVLHAIPHEVAKKRRFREKKKDCT
- a CDS encoding Ferredoxin, which translates into the protein MSYKVWASYFSATGTTERVVERIAQRAAEVLKVGKSETFDFTLPGARQNVKEFSKGDLVVFGVPVYAGRVPNVLVKYLHTIKGNGALAVPVVCYGNRNFDDALIELRDILEEDGFLTIAGAAFIGEHSFSTILAAGRPDAEDLRKADHFAEEVCRLLPHLPQEHQPVKVEGEEPYRPYYVPRDRKGEKVNILKVKPKTSDDCINCGLCARVCPMGSISAENVREFIGICIKCGACVKKCPQHAKYYDDHNYLYHQRELELGFERRAEPVTFLSESME
- a CDS encoding zinc_ribbon_2 domain-containing protein, whose protein sequence is MGLFEDVVINAKSAADVVGKKAEKFIDVSKLRINAADVNNEISKQFEALGRVVYDAKKTDNLSDELLDESVKTIDELYEQLDAINNQLSASSSKIICKKCGAENISDAAYCSKCGNKLHEEEEQQEGPKEE